In Acidimicrobiales bacterium, the sequence CGGTGAACGCGCTGACAAAGATCCCCGCGAGGAACGCTCTCGCCCTCGGCGAACCCGAAATCAACGGTGCCGTGGCCCGCGTCCACCTGCGCAACCCGAGCGATACGCCGGTGAGCTACCGCGCCGCCACCTCGGCGGAGTGGGCGGCGGTGACGCCGCGCACCGGGCGCATCCCGGCGCACGATGCGGCGCTGCTTACCGTGCGCGCCCTCGACACCGCCCCTGAGGGTGCGGTCGACGCCACCCTTACCGTCACCACCTCGCGCGGCGGCGCCATGTCACGCGACATCCCCTGGACGATCGAGCACGCGCCCGATCTCGACGCCACCGCCCAGGGTTGCGAGGTCGACGTGCACGTCGTGGACGAAGGCGAGATCACCAGCGTCGTGTTGCACTGGCGCGACACCACCGAGCACCAGGTCGACGTGGCGCCGTCCGCTGACGGCTACAGAGCGCAGCTGGCGCCCGAGGGGCAGCCGATCACGTACTGGGTGACGGCCGTCGACGACCACGGCAACCAGGCACAGACGCCGGACCAGACGATCGAGCCGGGGGCCTGCTAGTGGCGCGGCTCGGCGCATCGCTCGGCAACGCGCTCACCCGCGCCACGTCGGCGGTCAACCGGCGCCGGTACGCACTCACGCCCGAGCAGTGGGCCAGCTTTCACGAGCAGGGCTACCTCGTGTTGCCCGCGTTCTTCTCGGCCGACGACATGCGCGCCGCGCGCGAAGGGCTCGACGAGCTGTGGGCCCAGCGCGCGGCTACTCCGCTGGTCATCGACGTCTTCGACGAACTCGGCGAGGACGGCACCACCGGCGCCAGCGAGCGCGTGCGGTTCGCCACAACACCTGACAGCGCGCGCGAACGCGTGTACAAGCTCAACGACGCGTACCTGGAGCGCCCGTGGGTGCGCGACCTGTCGCTGCACCCACGCCTCGCCGCGATCCTGGGCCAGCTCCTCGACGACGCGCCGGTCATCTGTAATTCGCTCCTGTTCGAGCGCGGCAGCACACAGCCGTTGCACTTCGACACCTATTACATGCCGGGCCAAACACCGGGCGGCATGACGGCGACGTGGATCGCGCTCGAGGACGCGCACGCAGATGCCGGCCCGCTGCGGTACTACCCCGGCTCACAACGCATCGCGGCGTGGCGCAACGGCGCCGGAACGACCTTGGTCCGAGACAATGTCGAGCTCGACCAGGCGACCCACTACATCGAAGCGGCGTTGCGCGACTACGGGCTGCGCGAGGAGTCCTTCATCGCCCGTGAGGGCGACGTGTTCATCTGGCACGAGCAGCTGTACCACGGCGGCGGTCGCATCAACGACGCGGCGCGCACCCGGCGCAGCCTCGTCACGCACTACTGGCGTGCCCGGGAAATGGCGCCCGGCTCCATCGTGCGCCACCGCCGCAGCGGCGGCTACTTCTGGGCGCGCCCCCACGCCTCGGCCTGAACCCGCCCCCAAAAACGAACTGGGCGCGTCAGGTCTCGAAAAACGAGATCTGACGCGCCCAGTTCGGAGCGTTTTGGGTTAGAGGGCGGGTTCTTCGCCCGCCGGCTCGTCGTAGGAGCCGTTGGTCTCAGGCGCCGGCGTGCTCCAGTCGAACACCGTTTCGCTCGCCGCGGTGGGGTCACGATCGGCCAGCCACGCCGCCAGAT encodes:
- a CDS encoding phytanoyl-CoA dioxygenase family protein; amino-acid sequence: MARLGASLGNALTRATSAVNRRRYALTPEQWASFHEQGYLVLPAFFSADDMRAAREGLDELWAQRAATPLVIDVFDELGEDGTTGASERVRFATTPDSARERVYKLNDAYLERPWVRDLSLHPRLAAILGQLLDDAPVICNSLLFERGSTQPLHFDTYYMPGQTPGGMTATWIALEDAHADAGPLRYYPGSQRIAAWRNGAGTTLVRDNVELDQATHYIEAALRDYGLREESFIAREGDVFIWHEQLYHGGGRINDAARTRRSLVTHYWRAREMAPGSIVRHRRSGGYFWARPHASA